Proteins encoded together in one Hydrogenobacter hydrogenophilus window:
- a CDS encoding low molecular weight phosphatase family protein, whose translation MKLCFVSTGGAVRGVMAQAIARKLSRDALLNLDIYSAGVEPLSDVPQEVIQVLKEKGYPTEGIKPKGIEEIPYEEMDIIITLSPEARDRCPYVPTHKRREHWVLEEIKDTSDLNALRKLRDQIEENVNSLFKIR comes from the coding sequence ATGAAGCTGTGTTTTGTGTCCACGGGTGGTGCAGTAAGAGGTGTTATGGCACAGGCTATAGCGAGAAAGCTCTCACGAGATGCTCTTTTAAACTTGGATATCTACTCTGCCGGTGTAGAACCTTTGTCTGATGTTCCACAGGAGGTCATACAAGTACTAAAGGAGAAAGGCTACCCTACAGAAGGGATAAAGCCTAAAGGTATTGAAGAAATACCTTACGAAGAAATGGACATTATAATAACCCTTTCTCCAGAAGCCAGAGACAGATGCCCTTATGTACCCACTCACAAAAGACGGGAACATTGGGTACTGGAAGAAATCAAAGACACGAGCGATCTTAATGCCCTCAGAAAGCTCAGAGATCAGATAGAGGAGAATGTAAACTCTCTCTTCAAAATAAGGTAG